The Chloroflexota bacterium genomic sequence TCCACGCCTCGTCGATGTTCTGGATGTAGATCGTGTAGAAGCCGACGACCTGTCCCTGCCACTCGGCGACGATAATGGTCGCGTTGGGCATTTCGCGCAGGATCAGTTCGAAGCGCCCGCGCATTTTACGCGGCTCGCTGCGCGCCGGTTCCATGGTCGGCTCGTGCGCGGCGTGATAGGTCACGCTCTGCATGCCGATGCGCACGGTGGCGTCGAGATCGTCCGGCGTGGCGCGGCGCACCGTAATGCCGTCAGCGGCGGGCGCGAGATATGACGCGGCCGGGTCGCGCATAGCGTAGTGGTAGTACGTGCGGAACCCGCGCGCGCGCAGGGCCGCGTTCAGCGCGCGGTCGGCCGCCGCGTTGTGGTACATCAGCGCGGGCGATCGCCAGCGCGCGGCTTGCTCGGCCGCCCGGTCGAGCAGCGGCGGGAGCGCATCGGCCGCGTCGGGGCGCGCGGCCAGCAGACCGATGCTCGTGAACCGGCGCGGATAGTAGGAGGCGAACTCGTCCTCGTCGCGCTGTTCGATCTTGTGGAGGTTGAGCCCGGCGACCACGACGCCGCCGCGTTCGGCGACGAACGCGGCATGGTTGCGCGCGCCGTACACGGCGCTCAACGTGGTGGAGTCGCTCAGGAACGGCGCGACCTGCGGCAGGCGCGGCAAACGCCGGTCGAGCGCGCAACGCGCGGCCGCCTGCGCATCGGCGATCGATTGCAGCGTGGACAGATCGCGACGCTCGGCCGGCCGGATCAGATCAGGCATGGATGGTGGAATCAGCAAATCAGGAGAAGTGGCTGTGGTACGTGGCGCGCAATGGCTGGTACGTACAGCGGCCTCGGAAGGCCAGACCGTCATGCCGGCGTAAACCGGCATCCAGTTTAGCGGTCACGCATCACGTGAATCCGCGCGTGTGTCACGCCCTGGTCAAGCCTCTGGATGCCGGCTAA encodes the following:
- a CDS encoding GNAT family N-acetyltransferase — its product is MPDLIRPAERRDLSTLQSIADAQAAARCALDRRLPRLPQVAPFLSDSTTLSAVYGARNHAAFVAERGGVVVAGLNLHKIEQRDEDEFASYYPRRFTSIGLLAARPDAADALPPLLDRAAEQAARWRSPALMYHNAAADRALNAALRARGFRTYYHYAMRDPAASYLAPAADGITVRRATPDDLDATVRIGMQSVTYHAAHEPTMEPARSEPRKMRGRFELILREMPNATIIVAEWQGQVVGFYTIYIQNIDEAWMPPLFASGRYGLIAEVAVDERLRGHGIGRRLFAAVDEWFRNREVRAYWLIYLPGNPLSSRFWPSLDFRPVWEVLYADAPAH